The sequence below is a genomic window from Betaproteobacteria bacterium.
CGAAATCCCGCACCGCCTGGGCAAGCGCGATGAGCGCCGACGCGACCGAGAAGATGCCGATTTCCCCGGGAGACAGCAGGCGTGCAAGGATGATCGAGCCCGCGAACTGCAGCGCGATGATGCCGTAGTTCTGGGCAAAATTGATCAACAGGGCCTTGCGCAGGGTCACGACATTTCCGGATGGGGACTGAATGCTGCCTGCGGGTTCGCGAAGCGGGCAGGAACGCATGCTACCAGTTCACTCATCGACCTTTTCCCCGCCCGTGGCGCCAGGTGCGCATTCCTCCTCGCATGGCGTGCATTTTTTGGCGAGACCGACCCACGCCCGGGATAAGATGAGCGCCCGCTTCAATCCCCCCGCCGACGGGTGTTTTCCATTCCATGAGCACGCTGCGCAATTCCCTCCTCTGGTCGGTCGGCGGCCGTTACCTGACCCTGGGCCTGCAACTGGTCTCCTTCATCGTCCTTGCGCGCCTGCTGACGCCGGAAGACGTGGGCCTCTACTCCGTTGCCGCCGCCTTCATCGGGCTGACCCAGGTCCTGCGGGAATTCGGCGTCGGCACCTACCTCATCCAGGAAAAGGAACTGACGCCGGACCGCATCCGCAGCGCCTTCACCCTCTCCCTGCTGATCAGTGCGACGCTCTGTCTGGCGGTCCTCGGCCTTGCCACGCCCATCGCCGAGTTTTACCGTGAGCCCCGCCTGGAACCCGTCCTGCGGGTTCTCGCCCTCTCCTTCCTGCTCATTCCCTTCGGCAGCACGGCGCTGGCCATCCTCAACCGCGACATGCGCTTCAAGGCACTCTTCTGGATTTCCACCAGTTCTGCGGTCCTGAGCCAGCTGGCGGCCCTGGGCTTCGCAGCCCTGGGCTTCGGCTACTGGAGCCTGGTCTGGTCGTCCCTCGTCGCCACCGGCGTCAGCGTCACGGGAGCCGCCATCGCCGCCCGGGGAGGGCTCGTGCACAGGCCCACCCTGAACGAGTGGCGGCGCGTCCTCAACTTCGGCAGCCAACTGGTCGCCGGGCGCATCGTCAGCGAACTCTCGCTGAGTTTCAACGATCTGGTCGTGGGCCGCGTGCTGGGCCTCGCCGAGGTCGGCATCCTGAGCCGCGCCCAGGGCGTCATGAATCTGGCCCACCGGGATTTCCTCAACGCCATCCGCAACGTCGCGCTGCCGGCCTTCGCCAAGGCCCAGCGCGAAGGGAGCGACGTCGATCTCCTGCACGCCAAGTTCGTCGCCAACGCTGCGGCCTTCGCCTGGCCCTTCTACGGCCTGCTCGCCCTCTTCCCCCTGGAAGCCCTGCGCCTCCTCTTCGGCCCCCAGTGGGACGCCGCCGCCCCCCTGGTGCCCATCTTCTGCGCCGCCGGCGCGATCGCCGTCCTGTGGTCTTTTGCTACCTCGGCCCTGACCGGCTGCGGCCACATCGGCACCACGACCCGCATCGAACTCGCCATCCAGCCGATCCGCCTTGGCCTTATGGCCGCCTGCGCCTATTTCTTCCCTCGCCTGGAGGCCTTCGCCTGGGCGCTTCTGCTGGTCTACGCCCTCAATGTTTACATCGCCCTGAGCCTCAAGCAGACCCGCCTGCCCAGCGATGCCCGGCGCTTCATCGCCCAACTGCGCCCCAGCCTCAGCCTCGCCCTGACCACCCTCTCCCCTGCCATCCTGGTGCGCACCCTGCAAGCCAGCGGCCTGATCGAGGGATCGCTCACGATTTTCGTCTCCGTGGCCGCCCTGTGTGCGCTGGCCTGGATTCTGGCCCTCGCCACGCTGGGCCACCCGCTCCTGGACGACCCGGTCTTCGGACGCGTCAAGGCCCTCCTCGGACGGCTCGGGCCCGGCCGCAGTTCCTGAACACACCCGACCCGCCCCGGAAACAGCACCTATCATCACTCTTTTCTCGCAGCCCTCACCCGCGAGTGGATCATGAAGCGGGCCATCCGCTTCGGCCGCGCCGAGCGCTTTCGCGCCCTCCGGAGCGGCGGCACCAACGCCCGCGAGACCAGCCTGTTCGGCCTGCTCAATTTCCCGCGCTGGATGCCCCAAGACTTTCTATTCCGCTATCTCAAGGGCCAGTTGCTGCGCCTGGCCGGCAGCGACCACCGCTGGGCCGACATCCTGTGGGAAGCCCACCTGCGGCTGGGCTAAGTGATGCAGGCCCAGGAGGAAAAGAGAAGCAGCCCGCCTGGCGCCCGGGGCTGAGTCGCCCCTCCGCCCGATACCGGGATTCTCCCGCGCAGCGGGCGAGGTCAGGATTCAAGGACGCCGCGCGTCCTGCGGCCTTATCGCCCCAGGAGCCGCTCGATCTCGCCCTGGAAGCGGGCCGCCATGCGGGCTCGCGTGTTGGCCTGTAACCAGCGGTCGAGGTCGGGGTTTTCGGGCACCCCCTCTTTTTCCCGCCTGGACTTGAGTTCCAGGACATTGAGCACCATGGCGTGAATGGCGGCGACGTCGCAACTCTGCATGCTCCAGCCGGCTTTGAGCGATTGCACCAGGCGGGTGGATTCCCCCCGGTCGTCGAGCAGCAGAACGGGCCGTCGCGCCGCAAGGTACTCGTAGAGCTTGCCCGGGAGGTAGCGCTCGAAACGCTCGTCGTGGAAGAGCAGGAGTGCATCCGCCGCGCCCATCATCGCCTGGACCTCGTGCAGCGGAACGAGGGGATGGCTTTCGACCACCCCGGGAAAGGGAAAACGGGCAAGCGCCTCCTGGGTGGCCGGCGTCTTGTTGCCCACGAAGCGGACCACGAGTTTGCGCTCAAGCCCGGGGTGTTCCCGCAAAACGACGGCCAGGGCAGCGAGGAAGCGTTCCGGATCGGTATGCCCGCCAAGCTTTCCGGCAAAGAGAAACAGAGCGCGCTCATCGCCGGGCGGTGCAACGGCGCCCCGGGACGGTTCCCCTTCCGACTCCCATCCGTTGGCGATCACCTCACATTTGTGTACCAGGGTTCCAGGGTAGGTTTTGCCCAGCAAGTCGCGCTGCGATGCAGTGGTGACGGTCACCAGGTCGGCCCTGGCCAGGCAGCGCGCCTCCCACTCCCGGTCCTGCGGCTCTTTGCGGACGAAATCGAAGGGATTCAGGGACCACTCGTCCCGGTAGTCCAGAATGAGCTTGCTGCCCAGGTAACGGGCGAGATGGTACCCCGCGATGAAGGTATGAAAGGGGGGACCGGAGGCGATGAGAACCTGGGGCGGGTCGGCGCGCCAGATTTTACGGGCATGGTCGAAGATCCCGACGGCGTTGAGCAGGCCGCCATCGACGCGAGGGAAAAAGCGATAGCTGGTGACGCGGGTCGATTCCGGAATACGGTGAATCAGGACAGCGGCGCCGATCTGTTCAAGGAGTTGCAGACCCGCCGGTGTCGGAACCTCCGGCCCGGTAACGGCCAGCACCTCCACCTCCATCCCCGCCTGCACGAGGTGACGGGCCAGGGCGGCGGGTCGGTATACCCCACCCGTGATGGCCGGCGCGAAATCCCGCACGATGAGGCCCACTCGAACCGGTTTGCCCCTGGCAGGACGTATCGCCGAGGCCAGGCAGCGCAATTCCGTGCCGGCCAGTTGCGAATATCCGATGAGGGTCGAGAGGAGGGTACCGAGAAACGTTGTGGACATGGCGAAAGCGGGTCAAAACTCACACAAGGGCAGGTGCAGCGGCACCCGATGACAGATACGCCCGCACCGGGAATAGCGGCGCAAACGACAAGCGCCGTGTTTTCAGCGCGCCGACTCCGGCGCGGGTGCGGCGTCGGGCTCGGGCGCCTTGTCTGCCGCTCGTGGCGGTGGCTCCTTCCACTTCCCCACCTTGCTCAGCATCCCCTTGAGCCCCGGGAGCGAGAACCCCTGGGCGTAGGCGGCGTGGGCCGCCTCCAGCGCCTTGTCGTGCTCGCCGATCTGGAAGTAGGCGAGCCCCATGTTGTAGGTCGCGCTGGGGGAGAGGTATTCCGCGTCGGCGACGTGCTGGAGTTGCTCCCGGGCCAGGGACTTTTCCCCCTGCTTGGCCAGCCAGATGCCGTAGAGCAGCCGTGCCTGCGCATCGTCCGGCGCCTTGCGCACGGCGCGGTCGAACCAGCAGGCCATCGTATGGCTGGAACCCCGCGGTCGGTCGGTCTTCTCCCGCTCGGCCAGCCGGGCCATGGCGTTGAGCGCCCGATGATGATTGGGAAAATAGCGCAGGGTGAAATCGATGTCGGTGCCTATGGTTGCAGTACTCTGACCCGATTTCAGGTTGGCGACCCGGGGGGTGAAGTGATGGGCCTCGACGACCTGGAGTTTGCCCGGCAGCGGGTTGCGATAATCAAAGGGCCCGACCGTATCTCCGGGCCCACCGCGGGCGGCAACCGATCCGCAGGCCTCCTCGCCAGTGGCCACTTCCGCCAGGGCATGAGGTGCGGCCAGGGCCAGGATGGCCGCGGCCATAAGAAATCGCGTCGTCTGCATGGGAGGGTTCTCTGGTTTCGGCGGGGAAAAAAGCGACGGGCATATGCCCGATGGCCAGCCGCGATTATAGGCGCTGCACGCCCCCCGGTTTGCCTAATACTTCACGACAAAGATTGCCCATTGCGGATAAACTGCGCCCCTTGACCCGGCGGCCCGCCGGCAACGCCGGGCTTCGGCCCTGGCGGGGCGAGGCCGCAGACGAACCGCCCGATCCAGTCGCCATGAATACCTTCCTCCTGCACCACCTGCCCCTGGCCTCCGCCGCCGGCACCCCGGCCGCCCCCGCCCTGACCTATACCGGCAAGACGCTTTCCTACGGCGAACTGGCCGGCGAGATCGAGTCTTTGGCCGGCGGCCTCGTCCATCTGGGCCTGGGCCGCGGCGAGCGGGTCGGCATCTATCTGGAAAAGCGCTTCGAATTCGTGGTCGCGGCCTTCGGCGCCGCGGCAGCGGGCGGTGTTTTCGTCCCTCTCAATCCCCTGCTCAAGGCGGAACAGGTGGGCTACATCCTGGCCGACTGCGCCGTGCGCATCCTCATCACCTCGGCCGAGCGCTTCGAAGTGCTGCGCGAAACCCTCGCCGCCTGCCATGATCTGCGCCGCGTGATCGTCATCGGCGAACTGCCCGCCGAGCGGGAGCACCTGCCCTTCGCCCTGGAATCCTGGAGCGAAACCCTGGCCGGCCCCCGGGGGGAGCCGCACCGCGTCATCGATACCGACGTGGTCTCCATTCTGTACACCTCGGGCAGCACCGGCCGCCCCAAGGGCGTCGTCCTCTCCCACCGCAACATGGTGGCGGGGGCCAAGAGCGTGGCGAGCTATCTCGAAAACCGCGCCGACGACACCCTGCTCGCCGCCCTGCCCCTGTCCTTCGATGCCGGCTTCAGCCAACTGACCACGGCCTTCCACGTGGGCGCCCGGGTGGTGCTGCTCAATTACCTGCTGCCCAAGGACGTGCTCAACGCCATCGCCCGCGAGAAGGTCACCGGCCTCACCGCCGTGCCGCCCCTCTACATCCAGCTCACCCAGTTGAAGTGGCCGGAGACGGTCACCGACCACCTGCGCTATTTCGCCAATACCGGCGGCCGCATGCCGCGGGAGACCCTGGACGCCCTGCGCCGCGCCCTGCCCCGCAGCAAGCCTTACCTGATGTACGGCCTGACCGAGGCCTTCCGCTCCACCTACCTGCCGCCGGAGCAGGTGGACCGGCGCCCCGATTCCATCGGCAAAGCCATCCCCAATGCGGAAATCCTGGTTCTGCGGGAGGACGGCAGCGAGTGCGCCCCCAACGAACCGGGGGAACTGGTGCACCGTGGCGCCCTGGTGGGCCAGGGTTACTGGAACGATGGCGAGAAGACCGCCGAGCGCTACAAGCCCCTGCTGCACCGGGAGGCCGGTCTCGTGCTGCCCGAAATCGCGGTTTTTTCCGGCGATACGGTGCGCCGCGACGAGGAAGGCTACCTGTACTTCATCGGCCGGCGCGACGAGATGATCAAGACCTCCGGCTACCGCGTCAGCCCCACGGAAATCGAGGAGGTGCTCTACGGCACCCAACTGGTGGGGGAAGTGGCGGCCTTCGGCGTTCCCCATCCACAACTGGGCCAGGCCGTCGTCGTCGTGGCCACGCCCCGGGGCGAAACCCTGGACGTGGACGCCCTGCTGAAACTGGCCCGGGAGCGCCTGCCCATCTACATGCTGCCTGCCCGGGTCGACGTGCGCCCCGGCCCCCTGCCCCGCAACCCCAACGGCAAGATCGACCGCAAGCTCCTGTCCGGTGAATTCCAGAATCTCTACGAGTAAGTCGCCATGAGCGCTCCCGTGCACACCCCCATGCATCAGTTTCCCATCGCCCACGGCGAACTGCTGGTGGGCGGCATTCCCCTCACCCGCCTCGCCGCCCGGGTGGGCGCCGGGGTGCCCTTCTACGCCTACGACCGCCGCCTGCTCGACGCCCGGGTCGCCACCCTGCGCCAGGTTCTGCCGCGGGAGGTTCGCCTGCATTACGCCCTGAAGGCCAACCCCATGCCCGCCCTGGCCTGCCACATGGCGCCCCTGGTGGACGGCATGGACGTGGCCTCGGGACGCGAACTGCGGGTGGCCCTGGACGCCGGCGTCGCAGCGGCGGAAATCAGCTTCGCCGGCCCGGGCAAGTCCGAGGCCGAACTGCTGCAGGCCGTCGCGGCGGGCATCCTGGTCAATGTCGAAAGCCTGCGGGAACTGCCCCTGCTGGCCACGGCCTCCCGCAGCCTGGGGCGGCCCGCCCGGGTCGCCCTGCGGGTCAATCCGGATTTCGAACTGAAGAGCTCGGGCATGAAGATGGGCGGCGGCCCCAAGCAGTTCGGCATCGACGCGGAGCAGGTGCCCGAGGCCCTGGCCGAGGTGCGCCGCCTGGACCTGGCATTCGAAGGCTTCCACATTTTCTCCGGCTCCCAGAACCTGCGCGCCGAATCGATTTGCGAAGCCCAGCGCAATGCCGTGGACCTCGCCCTGCGCCTCGCCAGCGGGGCCGGCCTGCCCCTCAGGCGCCTCAACGTGGGGGGCGGCTTCGGCATCCCTTACTTCCCGGGCGAAACGCCCCTGGACCTGGCCCCCATCGGCGAGAACCTCGCCGCCCTGGTGCAGCGGCTCAAGACCGCAGCACCGGGCTGCGAGCTGACCGTCGAACTGGGCCGCTACCTGGTGGGCGAGGCCGGCATCTACGTTTGCCGCATCCTGGACCGCAAGATTTCCCGGGGCCAGGTCTTCCTGGTGGCCGACGGCGGCCTGCACCACCATCTGGCCGCTTCAGGCAATTTCGGCCAGGTGATCCGCAAGAATTACCCGGTGACCATCGGCAACCGCCTGGCCCCGGATGCCCCGCGGGAGACGGCCTCGGTGGTGGGCCCCCTGTGCACGCCCCTCGATCTGCTGGCTGACCGCATGGACCTGCCCACCGCCCGTCCCGGCGATCTGGTGGTCGTCTTCCAGTCCGGCGCCTACGGCCCCAGCGCCAGCCCCCAGGCCTTCCTGAGCCATCCGGCCCCGGTCGAAGTCCTCGTCTGATCCGCGCCTTTCCCCGAGTTTCCCTCATGTCCAAGAATTCGCTTTTTTCCGGCCACTTCGATACGCGCCAGATTCCCGCCCCGGAGAGCCTCCGCGTGGGGGATCGCCGCGTCGACTGGGAAGGCGGCTCCCTCGCCTGGAGCGACGCCGCCGACGTGGTTTTCGCCCGCCGGGACGACCGCCTGTGCGTCGCCGCGGGCCACCCGGCCTTTCCGCCCCAGATCACCGGGTCCAACGATGCCGAACGCTGGCTCAGCCTCTACGCCCAGCGCGGCGAATCCGGCCTGGCCCAGGTGGGCGGGGGCTGGAGCGTGGTCATCCTGGCGCCCTGCGAGGGGCGGCTCCTGCTGGCCATCGACCGCTTCGCCATCCAGACGGCCTGCTACGCCCGGGAAGGCTCGCGCATCGCCTTCGCCGAACGCGCCGACGACGTGGCCGTCCGGGACCGCAGCCTCGACCCGCAGGCCATCTTCAATTACCTGCACTTTCACATGATTCCGGCACCGCGCACCATTTTCCGTCAGGTGCGCCGTATGCCCCAGGCCGCCGCGCTGCTGCTCCAGGACGGCGCCTCCCAGGTGCGCCCCTATTGGCGCCCCCATTTCGAGGAGCACAAGCGGATCGATTTCGCCACCGCCAAGACCAAGTTCCGCCTCCTGGTGGAAAACGCCGTGCGCCGGGAAATCGGCCACGAGCGGGTGGGCGCCTTCCTTTCCGGCGGCACCGACAGCTCCACCGTGGCGGGCATGCTCTGTCTGGCCACCGGCGCTTCCTGCGACACCTACTCCATCGGCTTCGATTCCGAAGGCTACGACGAGATGGAGTACGCCCGCATCGCCTCCAAGCATTTCCGCACCCGCCACCACGAGTACTACATCACCCCCGAGGATCTGGTCAGCGGCATCCCCGCCGTGGCCCGTTTCCACGACCAGCCCTTCGGCAATTCCTCGGCGGTTCCGGCCTACTACTGCGCCAAGGTCGCCCAGGCCGACGGCATGGAGCACCTGCTGGCCGGCGACGGCGGCGACGAGTTGTTCGGCGGCAATTCCCGCTACGCGACGCAGCGGCTTTTCGACGCCTATCGCCACGTACCGGGCCTCATCAGGCGTCACCTGCTGGAGCCGGTGCTGGCGGATACCGACTGGCCGCGCAAGATTCCCGGCCTGCGCCAGGCCGGCGGCTACATGCGCCATTCCCGCATCCCCCTGCCCGACCGTCTGGAGAGCTTCAATCTCCTGGACCGCCTGGGGCCGGATCACGTCCTGACGACGGATTTCCTCGCCACCATCAATCTCCAGTCGCCCATGGAGGAGCGGCGGGAGACCTGGCGCCAGTGTGATACCGGCGCCCTGGTGAACCGCATGCTGGCCTACGACTGGAAATTCACCCTGGCCGACAGCGACCTGCCCAAGGTCCGCGGCGCCACCCGCATGGCCGGCATCGGCGTCGGCTTCCCCCTGCTCGATACCGAGCTGACCGACTTCTCCCTCGCCCTGGAACCCGAGTGGAAGCTCCGCAAGCTCAAGCTGCGCTGGTTCTTCAAGGAGGCCCTGCGCGGCTTCCTGCCCGACGCCATCCTCACCAAGAAGAAGCACGGTTTCGGCCTGCCCTTCGGCCCCTGGACGGTGAAACACCCCGGCCTGCGCCGTCTGGCCCAGGAATCGCTGGATTCCCTCGCCACCCGCGGCATCGTGCGACAGGATTTCGTCAGCCGACTGTTCTCGAACCTGCTGCCCGAACACCCGGGCTACTACGGCGAAATGGTGTGGATCCTGATGATGCTGGAGCAGTGGCTCGCCGCCCAGGACGCCCGTACCGGCGCATGAGGCGCCCTACACCCGGTCGCAGGCGGTGCGCAGGTAGTTGTGGGCCAGGCGCAGGACGAAGCGCGCCGGACTGCGGTCCCAGGGCGTGAAGCGGGGCACCTGGAAGAGGTCGGTGGACTCGTTGACCGAGCCCCAGGCGGTGGAAAAGGCCGCCTGGTAGCCACAGCGCCGGATGAGGTCGGGGTGCCCCGGCAGGTAGTCCTTGCCCGGCTTGCCGTTGGGGTAGGCGAAGAGGCTGGGCGGCGCCCCGAGAATTTCCCCCAGGCGGGCGCGGTCCTCGCCGATTTCGCGCAGGATCGTGGCGTCGTCCAGACGGGCCAGGATGGGATGGCTCAGGGTGTGCCCCCCCACTTCCATGCCCGCCGCCTGCATTTCCCGCACCTGGGCGGTGCTCATCATGAGGTCGCGGGGCACCGAGCCCCCGGTGATTTCCGCCAGCCCGTCGATGGCCTCGCTGCGGGCGGCCGGCTCCCGGTACTTGAGATCGATGAGGACGCTGTCGAGCAGCGCCGCTTTTTCGGGCACCGTGCCGCTGGCGTAGCGACCGAGGCCGATGGGGGAGAGATCGATTTCCGCCCCGCTGTATCCGCGCACGAGTTCGATGACCCGGTCGTTCCACATGCAACCGCCGTCCAGGAAGCCGCTGGCCACGAAGAAACTGGCGGTGAGCCCGTGGGCCTGGAGGACGGGGACGGCCTCGGTGCGGTTGTCGGCGTAGCCGTCGTCGAAGGAGATGGCCACGGCGCGGGGCGGCAGGGGCCGGCCGGCCGACAGGCGCGCCACGGCTTCCGGCAGCCCGATGCAATGGAAATTCTCCGCCACCAGACCCATCAGGCGGTCGAAGTCCTCCCGGTCGGGCTCGCCGGGGAAGAGCGGGTCGCGCTCTGCCCGCACGCGATGGAAGATGAGGATATTGAGCCGCCCCTTGCCCGCGCCGCGCGAGAGGAGCCCGGCGTAGCGGCGCAGGGCCGCCCCCAGGACGGGCCCCGTTGCGCCGCGGTGGCGTGGCGGGTCAACGCGCATCGCCACTCCCCGATGCGGCGCCCTCGACGTGGCTGACCACGTAGCGGTATTTGCCCGACTTTTCCGCCGGGATGCTGTCGACGCGCTTCACCTGCACATCGACCGACTGGCCCAGGCGGGCCTTGTAGTCGCGCACGATGCGGTCTTGCGATGCGCTGCCGAAGGGGGGGCCGGCGACGACCAGGACCTCGACGTGCTGGCGCGTGTGCTGGACGATTTTGAAGCGCTCGACGCCGGGCAGGTCGCGCACCGTGTAGATGAGCGCCAGCCCGTGCAGGATGGTGCCGTCAGCCGCCACCACGAAGTCGGTGGTGCGGCCCTGGATTTCCTGCATCAGGGGCAGGGTGCGCCCGCAGGAGCAGGTCTTGTCGGACAGGATGCCCACGTCGCCCGTCCGGTAGCGCAGGAAGGGAAATTCGTGGGTGGCCAGGTGGGTCACCACGATTTCGCCGGCCATCCCGGGCGCCACCGGGCGGCCGTCGGCCCCCACGGTTTCGATGATGATGTCCTCGGCCTGGAGATGCATGCCGCCGTGAGGGCATTCGTGCACCAGAAAGCCCGCGTCCCGGGCGCCGTAGCC
It includes:
- a CDS encoding acyl-CoA ligase (AMP-forming), exosortase A system-associated, whose translation is MNTFLLHHLPLASAAGTPAAPALTYTGKTLSYGELAGEIESLAGGLVHLGLGRGERVGIYLEKRFEFVVAAFGAAAAGGVFVPLNPLLKAEQVGYILADCAVRILITSAERFEVLRETLAACHDLRRVIVIGELPAEREHLPFALESWSETLAGPRGEPHRVIDTDVVSILYTSGSTGRPKGVVLSHRNMVAGAKSVASYLENRADDTLLAALPLSFDAGFSQLTTAFHVGARVVLLNYLLPKDVLNAIAREKVTGLTAVPPLYIQLTQLKWPETVTDHLRYFANTGGRMPRETLDALRRALPRSKPYLMYGLTEAFRSTYLPPEQVDRRPDSIGKAIPNAEILVLREDGSECAPNEPGELVHRGALVGQGYWNDGEKTAERYKPLLHREAGLVLPEIAVFSGDTVRRDEEGYLYFIGRRDEMIKTSGYRVSPTEIEEVLYGTQLVGEVAAFGVPHPQLGQAVVVVATPRGETLDVDALLKLARERLPIYMLPARVDVRPGPLPRNPNGKIDRKLLSGEFQNLYE
- a CDS encoding lipopolysaccharide biosynthesis protein, translated to MSTLRNSLLWSVGGRYLTLGLQLVSFIVLARLLTPEDVGLYSVAAAFIGLTQVLREFGVGTYLIQEKELTPDRIRSAFTLSLLISATLCLAVLGLATPIAEFYREPRLEPVLRVLALSFLLIPFGSTALAILNRDMRFKALFWISTSSAVLSQLAALGFAALGFGYWSLVWSSLVATGVSVTGAAIAARGGLVHRPTLNEWRRVLNFGSQLVAGRIVSELSLSFNDLVVGRVLGLAEVGILSRAQGVMNLAHRDFLNAIRNVALPAFAKAQREGSDVDLLHAKFVANAAAFAWPFYGLLALFPLEALRLLFGPQWDAAAPLVPIFCAAGAIAVLWSFATSALTGCGHIGTTTRIELAIQPIRLGLMAACAYFFPRLEAFAWALLLVYALNVYIALSLKQTRLPSDARRFIAQLRPSLSLALTTLSPAILVRTLQASGLIEGSLTIFVSVAALCALAWILALATLGHPLLDDPVFGRVKALLGRLGPGRSS
- a CDS encoding pyridoxal-dependent decarboxylase, exosortase A system-associated; this translates as MHQFPIAHGELLVGGIPLTRLAARVGAGVPFYAYDRRLLDARVATLRQVLPREVRLHYALKANPMPALACHMAPLVDGMDVASGRELRVALDAGVAAAEISFAGPGKSEAELLQAVAAGILVNVESLRELPLLATASRSLGRPARVALRVNPDFELKSSGMKMGGGPKQFGIDAEQVPEALAEVRRLDLAFEGFHIFSGSQNLRAESICEAQRNAVDLALRLASGAGLPLRRLNVGGGFGIPYFPGETPLDLAPIGENLAALVQRLKTAAPGCELTVELGRYLVGEAGIYVCRILDRKISRGQVFLVADGGLHHHLAASGNFGQVIRKNYPVTIGNRLAPDAPRETASVVGPLCTPLDLLADRMDLPTARPGDLVVVFQSGAYGPSASPQAFLSHPAPVEVLV
- a CDS encoding polysaccharide deacetylase family protein, translating into MRVDPPRHRGATGPVLGAALRRYAGLLSRGAGKGRLNILIFHRVRAERDPLFPGEPDREDFDRLMGLVAENFHCIGLPEAVARLSAGRPLPPRAVAISFDDGYADNRTEAVPVLQAHGLTASFFVASGFLDGGCMWNDRVIELVRGYSGAEIDLSPIGLGRYASGTVPEKAALLDSVLIDLKYREPAARSEAIDGLAEITGGSVPRDLMMSTAQVREMQAAGMEVGGHTLSHPILARLDDATILREIGEDRARLGEILGAPPSLFAYPNGKPGKDYLPGHPDLIRRCGYQAAFSTAWGSVNESTDLFQVPRFTPWDRSPARFVLRLAHNYLRTACDRV
- a CDS encoding glycosyltransferase produces the protein MSTTFLGTLLSTLIGYSQLAGTELRCLASAIRPARGKPVRVGLIVRDFAPAITGGVYRPAALARHLVQAGMEVEVLAVTGPEVPTPAGLQLLEQIGAAVLIHRIPESTRVTSYRFFPRVDGGLLNAVGIFDHARKIWRADPPQVLIASGPPFHTFIAGYHLARYLGSKLILDYRDEWSLNPFDFVRKEPQDREWEARCLARADLVTVTTASQRDLLGKTYPGTLVHKCEVIANGWESEGEPSRGAVAPPGDERALFLFAGKLGGHTDPERFLAALAVVLREHPGLERKLVVRFVGNKTPATQEALARFPFPGVVESHPLVPLHEVQAMMGAADALLLFHDERFERYLPGKLYEYLAARRPVLLLDDRGESTRLVQSLKAGWSMQSCDVAAIHAMVLNVLELKSRREKEGVPENPDLDRWLQANTRARMAARFQGEIERLLGR
- a CDS encoding asparagine synthase: MSKNSLFSGHFDTRQIPAPESLRVGDRRVDWEGGSLAWSDAADVVFARRDDRLCVAAGHPAFPPQITGSNDAERWLSLYAQRGESGLAQVGGGWSVVILAPCEGRLLLAIDRFAIQTACYAREGSRIAFAERADDVAVRDRSLDPQAIFNYLHFHMIPAPRTIFRQVRRMPQAAALLLQDGASQVRPYWRPHFEEHKRIDFATAKTKFRLLVENAVRREIGHERVGAFLSGGTDSSTVAGMLCLATGASCDTYSIGFDSEGYDEMEYARIASKHFRTRHHEYYITPEDLVSGIPAVARFHDQPFGNSSAVPAYYCAKVAQADGMEHLLAGDGGDELFGGNSRYATQRLFDAYRHVPGLIRRHLLEPVLADTDWPRKIPGLRQAGGYMRHSRIPLPDRLESFNLLDRLGPDHVLTTDFLATINLQSPMEERRETWRQCDTGALVNRMLAYDWKFTLADSDLPKVRGATRMAGIGVGFPLLDTELTDFSLALEPEWKLRKLKLRWFFKEALRGFLPDAILTKKKHGFGLPFGPWTVKHPGLRRLAQESLDSLATRGIVRQDFVSRLFSNLLPEHPGYYGEMVWILMMLEQWLAAQDARTGA